In Thiospirochaeta perfilievii, a single window of DNA contains:
- a CDS encoding ABC transporter substrate-binding protein: MKRILFVLGLFLTLTTGIYSKDIESVKVAALKGPTGLSMVNLIHSNDNIDGKQEVEYSVVNTPDLVISGLLSGSYDIAALPTNLAAIIYNKKPDYVLGAITGYGTLYVVSSRDDINSWSDLRDKKVYNIARSSTPGFLFNHLLNSNKIDPNSDIDVDFKYNHVQLAPMLIAGKVDTGILPEPLVTSVLLKNPKMKVVLDFQKEYSRISGSDSSYPLSCVVIKKVC; the protein is encoded by the coding sequence ATGAAAAGAATCTTATTTGTTTTAGGACTATTTTTAACTCTGACTACAGGTATATATTCTAAGGATATAGAATCTGTAAAAGTTGCTGCACTAAAGGGGCCTACAGGGCTTTCTATGGTTAACTTAATCCATAGCAATGATAATATCGATGGAAAACAAGAGGTTGAATACTCAGTTGTAAATACACCTGACCTGGTTATTTCAGGGCTACTATCTGGCTCCTATGATATTGCAGCACTACCAACAAATCTGGCGGCAATTATATATAATAAAAAACCTGACTACGTATTAGGTGCAATAACAGGTTACGGAACCCTATATGTTGTTAGTAGCCGTGATGATATTAACTCTTGGAGTGATTTAAGGGATAAAAAAGTTTATAACATAGCAAGATCATCAACACCTGGTTTTCTATTTAACCACCTACTAAACAGTAATAAAATAGACCCAAATAGTGATATTGATGTAGACTTTAAATATAACCACGTCCAGTTAGCGCCAATGTTAATAGCTGGAAAAGTTGACACAGGGATACTACCTGAGCCCCTTGTTACAAGTGTCTTATTAAAAAACCCTAAAATGAAGGTAGTATTAGACTTCCAAAAAGAGTACTCAAGAATCTCTGGCAGTGACTCATCTTACCCACTATCCTGTGTAGTAATTAAAAAAGTCTGCTAG
- a CDS encoding ABC transporter permease, giving the protein MFKNRYIITIISVAFLIFIWHLSAVYIAAEIILPYPITVLKSLILVLFSQNFLIKLFYTLLRGLLGFIISYISGIFIGVLAGIFKTFRALINPIISVIRSTPVISVILLALIWFDVNYVPIFVAFLMAFPIVCGNIIEGITTVDKNLLEMANVYNIPLKKQIFKIYIPSIVPFIIAGASLSLGVVWKVIIAAEVLSQPKWGVGTSLNEAKSYLITEEVFAWTIIAILLSSGTEYLFNQLIKRRKK; this is encoded by the coding sequence GTGTTTAAAAATCGATATATTATTACTATAATATCGGTAGCTTTTTTAATATTTATATGGCATTTATCCGCAGTTTATATAGCTGCGGAAATTATTTTACCCTACCCTATTACGGTTTTAAAATCACTAATATTGGTCCTCTTTTCACAAAACTTTTTAATAAAGCTTTTTTACACCCTACTGCGGGGACTTTTAGGTTTTATTATCTCTTACATATCAGGAATTTTTATAGGTGTTCTTGCTGGTATATTTAAAACCTTTAGAGCCTTAATAAACCCAATAATTAGTGTCATAAGGTCAACACCTGTTATCTCTGTAATACTACTAGCACTTATCTGGTTCGATGTTAATTATGTACCAATATTTGTAGCCTTTCTAATGGCATTTCCAATTGTTTGTGGAAATATAATTGAGGGAATTACTACCGTTGATAAAAATTTATTAGAGATGGCAAATGTATACAATATTCCTTTAAAAAAACAGATATTCAAAATTTACATCCCATCTATAGTACCTTTTATTATTGCAGGAGCCTCACTATCCCTAGGAGTTGTGTGGAAGGTAATTATTGCAGCAGAAGTTCTAAGTCAGCCTAAGTGGGGGGTTGGTACTAGTTTAAATGAAGCAAAATCTTATCTAATTACAGAAGAAGTATTTGCATGGACAATAATAGCAATACTTTTAAGTTCAGGAACAGAGTATCTATTTAACCAACTGATAAAAAGGAGAAAAAAATAG